In Burkholderiales bacterium, the following are encoded in one genomic region:
- a CDS encoding IclR family transcriptional regulator C-terminal domain-containing protein → MSAAPTVRLADIARPHLRALADATGDMVFLTQRSGMDAVCIDRQEGDFPIRTYTLEVGTRRPLGIGAGSLAILSTLPEEEMRAVIAANRDRLHAYNGLTVRKLMRMVRLAQQRGFAIHDGSVSGARAIGVAIRDAQDAPIAGVSVSAVTSRMQEARWEDLIKLLCAGARALERLLP, encoded by the coding sequence TCGTTTAGCCGACATCGCCCGCCCACACCTCCGCGCGCTCGCGGACGCAACCGGCGACATGGTCTTCCTCACCCAGCGCAGCGGCATGGACGCGGTCTGCATCGACCGACAGGAAGGCGACTTTCCGATCCGCACTTATACGCTGGAAGTGGGAACGCGACGGCCTTTGGGGATCGGAGCGGGGAGCCTTGCGATACTGAGTACGTTGCCTGAAGAAGAGATGCGCGCAGTCATCGCCGCCAACCGCGATCGGCTACACGCCTACAACGGGCTCACTGTCCGGAAGCTTATGAGGATGGTCCGACTGGCCCAGCAACGTGGCTTCGCCATCCACGACGGCTCGGTCTCCGGCGCCCGCGCGATCGGCGTCGCGATACGCGACGCGCAGGACGCGCCCATCGCGGGGGTCAGCGTATCTGCTGTCACGAGTCGTATGCAGGAAGCGCGATGGGAGGACCTGATTAAGTTGTTGTGCGCGGGAGCGAGGGCTTTAGAGCGGCTGCTTCCCTAG